In the genome of Candidatus Ornithobacterium hominis, the window TAGTAGCGATGAAAGAATTTATACGATTTATATTTACAGGAGAAGTATTACAACAAGACTCTAGTTTTTTAAGAAATATGTTGGAGGTCTTATTGGGATATGGTAAGGTAATGTTTATCTATTTGTTAATAGTTGCATTAGGTGTCTTAATATTTAATATAACATCTAGTACTAGTACAGCAATGGTTAGACATAACGATACGAATTTCTATTATAGAATACTTTTGATATGTATTATTGTTCCAATTATAGAAGAATTCGCATTTAGATTAATATTGAATGTTAATAAAATAAATATAATTGTAGGGGGATTATCGTTGATATTTTGTATAGGAACATTTATTAACTCTTATATAAATACCAATAAATATGTACTAATGGCAATAATCCTATGTATAGGAATTTATGTTATACTCAGTAATTATGAAAGTATAGTTTTTTTTATAGTAAGAAATAAATTTGTAATAATACATTTTTTAACAATATTGTTTTGCTTATTTCATTATAAAAACCATAATTTCAATAGTGATTTATTAGGAATATTACTACTTATGTTTATGACTTTATTGTTAGGGTATTATTTTACTTTTGTTAGATTAAAGTTTGGCTTTGCTTATAGTGTAATGATACACATTATTCATAACACCTTGATATCGTTACCTTTTATTATAAATAATATTATAAAAATGAGATAAAATGAAAAGAAAATATTATGTATATATTGTTTTATTGTTAATGGGAATAGTTTTTCATCAGCATATAATAAATTTTTTTGTAGGGTTTTATGATGGATTAAGAGAATAAGAATTATGAAACAATTAACAAAAAAGGAGTTAAGTATTATTACAGGGGGTGAAATTTCCCCAAAAAACGGGACCAATTGGTATGCCTTTAAAAATAATAAGTTTTTTTGGGGAAATACTAGAAAATATTGGGAATGACCCTTATGTAGGATAAAAAATTAAAAATATATTTAGAATCATGAATGTTGTAGAACATTCAAAAGTAGAATTAGAGCCTATTAGTGGAGGAAAAATGTCTCCTAAATCTTTTTGGATAGGAGTAGGAATGTCTGCTATAAGTCCTGTACTAGGAATAGTATATTATGCAAGTTCTTAAAAATTAAATTATTTATTATGCTAGTAGTAATTCTCCTTATAATAGGAGAAATAGCGAAGTCTGTAGGTCGCTGTCTAAATTATAAATAAAATATCAATAGTACCGAAATTTTTTCGGTACTATTAAGTATTAGGAATTTATTAAAATGATATGAAAATAAACTATAACATTATAAGAAAAACAAGACGCCAAAAGGATTTATCCCAACAATATATGGCGTATATTTTACAAATTTCTCAAGCACAGTATTCTAAATTAGAAACAGGAAAAGCTATCTGGGATGTAGATAAGTTAGGAGAGATATTAGATGTTTTAGATCTTAATTTTTTAGAAGTCGTAAAACTTTCTGAAAAACAAGAATTTTTGATGAGAAAAGTAGGTCACTAAATAGGAAATATTAGGGTTAATTATTCTTAAAAACTACTAAGAAGCATAAGTATATTTCTAAAATAAAGACTAATATGATCATAGTGTATTTATATATTATTTTTTATTCATAGAAAATATAACTGAAAAAATCCATGTATTATATCTTATCTAATAAAATTTTTAATAATATAAGGTAAAGAAAATAGAGTATTATGAAAACAATGAATAATAATAGAATATCCAAACCCAAATTTCATTCGTACGAAAGATAAATAATATGCAAAAAACAAAGCAGAAACAAGGGGTATAAAGCTTGTAACAGGGCTTTCTTTCACTTTGTAACTATCATAATGAAATAAACAAAAACATAAAGATAATAAATGAAAGAACAAAAGGTAATTATTTTCTACTATACGTATAATGGATTTTTGTTTCAAGCATAGAAAAAAACAACTAATAATAATAATTATAATATGTGTAATATATTTGTAATTATTCCAATTTATTAAATCCCTTATTATTGTAGAAGTAAATAAACTGAAAAAAGATAATCCTATAATTATGTTAATTGGATTATTATTTAAAGGAAGTCTAAATGCTATTTCTTCAAGAATAGGATAAATTAAACATACAATTAATATTCTTATATGTATATTTATATGATTTAATCTTCCAACTGCAGCGGATGGTGTTTTTGTTGTATCAATCTCAGAAAAATAAGCAAAAATAGCCAGAGATAGTATGTATATAGATAAAAAAATAAAATATCCTAAAATTACATTGCCTATATTTTTTACAAAACTATATTCTTGGAGTATTACTCGTCCACTAGTTAAAAAATTAAAGAATTCTTTCATCCTATTTAGTTTAATGAATAGTAAAAGGCTAAGAATCTTAGCCTTTTACTCTGAAGTTAAAAAAGCTTATCAATGATGTACTCCTGAATAAGTCTTCCCACAATTTTTCCTACTTTTCTACAAGTATCGCATCCTCCTTCAATGGCTATAAGCTCTTCATAATTTAATTCTGTTAATGTATTTGTATTCATAAATATTTAATTTAAAGTTTTAATCCATCATAAATACCTTTAAGGAACTCTTTTATATGGCTCAATAATCCTTTTCCACCTTCAATAGTTAATAATTCTTCAGAGGTAAGTTCTGTCAAATTCAATTTTTCTAATTTCATTTTTAAAAATTTGATTAATAATTCATTTAAACAAAATTTTTGTGTACACTTATTTTTTGTTGGGACAAAAATGGAAATAATATTTTATAAAATCCATTCCTATTAGAATATTTTATTCCAATAGGAATATTTCATTTATGTTGATGATTATCAGTAATATATTTTTTTATATATACTCGTTATATTGGCATTATATGACTTAGAGAAGGTGTATTCTAAATTTGCACAAGAAAAAAGAAGTAAAAGCATTATAAAATGATCAAAAATAAAATTTATTTAAGTGTATTGATATTTATAATAGGTATTTTTGTTGCTTTACCATTGATAAAAATTCCCGTATCTACATCAGCAAGAGGAGTGGTAAGATCTGCCCAAGAGAATGTTCCTATTACAGTAATGGTAGGAGGCAGAGTAATTAAAAGTAAATTAGAAAAAAATAATCAAAATATAAATAAAGGGGATACGCTCTTAGTAATTACAGCAGAGCAGTTAAATACCCAGAAAGAACTGCATCAAAACCAGAGCGCAGATTATCAAGCTCAATTATCAGATTTAGCAAAAATCTCTTCTGGAAACTTCACAGGCTTACAGACGGGACAATATCAGAGAGAAGTAAGTGCAATGCAAGAGAAAATTGCCCAAATACAGACAGAACTATCATTAGCAAAAAAAGAATTAGATAGAGCATCATTATTATATAATCAAGGGGTGCTTCCTCGTGCAGATTATGATAAAGTCTACTATAATTACAAAGGACTACAAAACCAAGTTGCTAATATTAAGGAACAACAAATTGCCCAGTGGCAGGTTCAAAAGAGAGAAACAGAGAGGCAGTTAAGATCATTGGGGTCAGAGATACAAAGAATAAATCAAGAACAGAAAAACTATGTGATAATAGCTCATTCATCAGGAAGATTGATCAATTTCACAGGAATTCAAAAAGGAAGTTTCTTAACCCAAGGGCAAGTATTAGGAGAAATATCCCCAGAGCAAAATCTTACCATAGAATGCTCCGTATTGCCCAAAGATATAGGATTTATACATAAAGGGCAAGAAGTTAAATTTCAAGTTGATACTTATAACTATAATCAATGGGGGCTACTTACAGGAAAGGTTGTAGATATAGACCAAAATCTTACTATCAATTCTCAAACAGGAGAGGCTTTTTTTAGAGTTCGTTGTGTAATGGATAATAATTATTTGGAGTTAAAGAATGGTTATAAAGGTAATATAGGAAAAGGAATGACCTTAACAGGGCGTTTCCATCTTATAGATAGAACCCTATGGCAGCTTTTATTTGATAGAGTAGATGATTGGTTTAATCCTAATTTTAAATAAAAATGAAAAGAGGCACACTAATAAAACAGCATGATATAAAGGATTGTGGAGCAGCATGTTTGGCTTCTGTTGGGGCTTACTATGGGAATAAAATGCCTATTGCTAAAATTCGACAAATATGCCATACTGATACTCGTGGAACAAATGTTTTAGGAATGATTCAGGGCTTAGAAGCAATGGGCTTTAATGCCAAAGGAGTCAAGGGAGATATAGAAGCATTGTCAAATATTCCATTACCAGCCATTGCACATATTATTGTTAATGGTCAGTTACATCATTTTGTTGTGATTTATAAATTAAGTAAGGGGAAAGTTACAGTAATGGACCCTGCTTATGGTAAGTTAGAAGAATATTCAGAAGAAGATTTTACTAAAATATGGACAGGAGTATTGGTGATTTTAGAAAAAAATGAATATTTTGAACAAAAAGATGAGAGAACAAGTGTTTATGCTCGTTTCTGGAATTTAGTAAAACCTCACAAGAGTATCTTATTTCAAGCACTATTAGGAGCAGTTATTTATACTGTTTTAGGGCTTTCTACTTCTATTTATATTGAAAAAATCACAGATTATGTTCTTATAGATGGAAATAGGAGATTACTAAATCTTCTTTCCATAGGAATGATAATTATTCTATTATTCCAAATATTTATAAGTTCAATGAAATCCATATTGGTTCTGCAGACAGGGCAAAAAATGGACAAACATTTAATTTTGGGCTATTATAAGCATTTATTAAAGTTGCCTCAACGCTTCTTTGATACGATGAGAGTAGGAGAAATTATATCTCGTGTAAATGATGCTGTTAAGATTAGATCTTTTATAAACGATGTAGCAATCCAAATTTTTGTGAATGTATTCATTGTCTTTTTTTCTTTTGCTTTGATGTTCACTTATTATTGGAAGTTGGCATTAATTATTGCTTTGGTTATTCCGTTTTACCTTTTAGTTTATTGGATTACTAACAAATTGAATAAGAAAGTAGAACGCCAATTAATGGAAGAAGGAGCAGATTTGGAGGCTCATTTGGTGGAATCGCTAAACTCGGTAAGAACCATTAAGCAATTTGGAGTAGAGACATTTGCTAATAATAAAACCGATAATACATTTTCAAAACTATTAAAAACGATTTATAAATCGGTGTTAAATGCCTTATTTTCGGGCAATTCATCAGAGTTTTTATCAAGAATATTTACGATTGTTTTGCTTTGGGCAGGTGCAGGGTATGTGATTGATAGGGAAATCACCCCAGGGGAATTATTATCATTTTATGCTTTAATAGGCTATTTTACCAGTCCAGTGGCTCAACTTATAGGAATGAATAAAACAGTTCAGAATGCATTGATTGCCGCAGACCGATTATTTGAAATTATGGATTTGGAAAGGGAAGAAACAACAGATAAACTAGAATTGACAGCGGATGGTATAGGAAATATTCAGTTTAAAGATGTTCATTTTAGTTATGGCAGCAGAGTAGATGTATTTGAAGGTTTCAATTGTGAAATAGAAAAAGGAAAAACAACAGCTATTGTTGGTGAGAGTGGTTCAGGTAAAACAACATTAGCTTCACTCATACAGAACTTATACAGCCTTAAAAAAGGGAAAATAATGATAGGAAATTATGACATACAATATATTTCTAATCAATCATTAAGAACAATGGTTTCGGTGGTTCCTCAACAGATAGATTTATTTTCAGGAAATGTAATTGATAATATTGCATTGGGAGAGGATATTCCTAACATGCAGAGGATAATAGATATTACTAAAAAACTTGGAATTTTAGAATTTATTGAAAAACTGCCTAATGGTTTTCAGACATATTTAGGAGAAAATGGCTCTCAGCTTTCAGGAGGACAAAAACAGAGAATAGCTATAGCAAGAGCTTTATACAAAAACCCAGAAGTCTTGATTTTGGATGAGGCAACATCAGCATTAGATACAGAATCAGAACAGATTATACAAAGAACTTTAGACGAGTTTAAAGCACAAGGAAAAACAATGATTGTTATAGCTCATAGATTAAGCACAATAGCCCATTCTGATACTATATTGGTAATGAAAGAGGGAAAAGTAATAGAGCAAGGAAGTCATAAAGAACTATTAGCAAAAGATTCTGTATACAAAAGAATGTGGGAGAAACAAAGTGTATCGTTGAGTTAAATGAAAAACAGATTAAATCATATCATGAAAATAAAATATATCGTATTAATTGTAATCGTTGTAGCTGTTTCATTTATAGATTATTCTTATTATCAGTCTAATAAAAATAACGATAAATACATGGAATATGAAAAACAAGCCCAAAATGATATAAAAAACAATAAAAAGAAATATTATCATTTCGGTTTTGTTCCTATGAATAAGCAGAATGATTTATACGATGTGCTTAATAAAAATAATGTTCAGATCATCAATATGGACTATGCTGCTATTCCAGAATTGGTTCATTATAATGATGTGATACTGAGTAGTATAAAATAAAAATATGAAACTTTATAAATATATTTTCCCTATTTTTTTCTTTTCTTTTTCTGTGGCCAATGCCCAAAAAAAATGGACATTGCAGGAGTGTATACATTATGCTTTTGAGCATAATCTGCACATCAAGCAGAGCAGACTAGAAAAAACCAATCAGGAAAATAATCTAAAAACGGCTAAAAAAGAGCGTATTCCGAGCGTTTCGGCAACGGTGAGCAATATGGCTAGTTTTGGGCAAAATCAAGATGTTTTCGGTAATCACCGAAGAAATGATAATTTTAATAATTCTGTGAATATTGGCGCAAATATTACCCTTTACAACGGAAGCCGACTCGAAAAACAAATTCAAAAATCTCAGTACGAAGTAGAAGCCAGCGCCTATGATTTGGAAAGGATAAAAAGCGATATTTCCCTTCAGATAGCCCAGCAGTATTTAAATATTTTGCTGAATAGAGAAGTGGAAAACATCAATAAATCCGCCTATGAAAACGCACAAAAAGTCTATGAAAAAGCGGAAATAACCACTAGAGTAGGAACCACCGCCCAAACGGTTTTAGCGGAAGCAAACGCCTCTATGGCAAGGGAATACCAGAATATGAAATCAGCAGAAGTAAATACCAAAAATGCACTGTTTTCATTGGCTTTACTGCTTCAGTTGGAGGATTATAAAAACTTCGATGTAGCGGGCTGGGATGTGGCAGAAAATGTAGAAAAAACGGATTTTTCGGTAAGTGAGATTTTGGAAAAGGCTTACAGCTGGCATCCGCAGATAAAGGGAGCAGAAGCTAGAATAAAAGCCTCTGAAATGCAGACAAAAATAGCAAATACGGGGTTCCTTCCATCCATTACAGCCAGTGCGGGCGTTGGGACATTTTATTTCAATTCGTTTAATAATGATGGAGGCAGGAATTTCGGTCAGCAGTATAAGGATAATTTTGGTCAGCAAATAGGACTTACTGTGAACATTCCTATTTTTAACAAAGGAATTACAAAAATACAAGTAGAACAAGCCAAAATAAATGAAGATATAGCTAAAAATAACCTGCAGCAGCAGAAACAAGAGCTTTTACAGAATATCCAAAAAGCAGAATACACGGCAGAAAATAACTTTGAAGTTTATAAATCGGCGGTGGAAGCAGAGAAAAGCTCAAAACTTGCGCTGGATTTCATGGAAAAGAGCTATCAGGCAGGGAGATCATCTATCTACGACCTAAATACAGCGAGAAACAATTATGTAAATGCCCAAGGTTCGGCAGCACAGGCGAAATACAATTATTTATACCAAGTCAAGCTGTTGGAGTTTTATGCAAAAGGAGCAATAAATTAGAAAAAACAAATGAAAGAGACAGGGAGTGATTTATTTGAACAGAAATGTTTGAGAAACATAATAGAATATTTTGATGATATAGACTCATGGGAAATAGCAAAAAAAATGTATGCCGTATTAGAAGAAAAAGGGCCAATATTTAGAATAAAAACGATACTAGAAGCATTAGATTATAATGTTTCAGGAAAGACAATGATAATGGATGATTTAATCAATATAAATCCAACACCATGTGTTATTTATTATAATGATAGTGAAGACCAAGGTTATTTTTTAATTTTAGAACAGATTCAAAAAAAGGAAGAATGTTATGAATTTCTTTTAAAACATCCAGAAGATGGGCATATGATTTTGACAGAGCAAAAATTTTCAGAAGCGTGGTGCTATATCAGACATAATAAGAAATGTAAGGGTTTTTTATTTATTTTGGAAATGTCTAGTCCTAAAAAAGCGTTACATAAAAACGTTAAATAAATGAAAGACAAGACAAATTACGTAAAGCGTACACAAAAGGATTATTCACTAAGTTTCAAACATCAAGTAGTATTTGAGGTAGAAAGTGGACTAGAGAGCACAAGATCTGTTCAGAGGAAGTATGGCATTCAAGCAAGGTCTACAGTTGTGAGTTGGCTCAGAAAATATGGTACCTTTGACTGGGAAAACCAAACAATAAGTAAGATGTCAAAATCTGCGGAAGCCAAAATCAAAGAATTAGAATCCAAGATAAAGTTGCTTGAGAAGCAAAAGAATCGTTTACAGAAAGAAGTAGAAGTCTCTTCAGACAAAGCAGCCATTTTCGATTTAATGATAGAGCTAGCTGAAAAAGAGTACAATATCGATATAAGAAAAAACTCATCACCCGAGTTGTTGACACCTACGCAACGCATCAACAAAAAAGCATAAGTTATAGTTGCGAACTTCTCGGGAAGTCAAGACAAGTGTATTATAGAAGAGCAAAAGCAATTAAATCCAAACAAAACAGAGCCATGCAAGTAGTGTTAATGGTAGAAGATATAAGGCATAAATTACCCAAAATTGGCACACGTAAACTTTACCATATGCTAAAAGAGAAGTTACGAGAAATAGGAGTTGGACCAGATAAGTTGTTTGATATTCTTAGAGCCAATCATATGCTGATAGAACCCAAAAAAAGTTATCACATCACGACCAACTCATATCATAGATTTAAAAAACATAAAAACTTAATAGAGAACGTTGTTCCATCTGAGCCAAAACAGCAATGGGTAAGTGATATCACATATATTGGCAAGCGAGAAAATCCTTTCTATCTCGCTTTAGTAACAGATGCTTACTCTAAGAAAATTGTAGGATTTGATGTTTCTGACAGTTTAGATGTTCAAAGTAGTTTAGCTGCGTTGAAAAAAGCAATAAAATGCAGAAAGAAAAACAATAAACAACCTTTAATTCATCACTCGGACAGAGGATTACAATATTGTAGTACAGATTACCAATGCTTGCTAAATGAAAATAATATTTTATGTAGTATGACAGAAAGTTACGATCCTTATGTTAATGCTGTAGCAGAACGAGTAAATGGCATATTAAAGCAAGAATTTATGATTGATAGGTATGGAAATAATTTACATGATAAAATTCAATTAGTTAATGATGCTATTGATAAATACAACAATCTAAGACCTCATTATTCCTGTCATTACTTAACACCACAGCAAATGCACAAACAGAATAAAATTAAAATCAAAACATATAAAAAAATTGATGCTGAAAAGCTAGCTTTTCAGCATCAATTAAATTAAATATCTTTGTAATATTAATTGTAACGCTTTTTTAGGACGCTACACTATATAATTTTGTGATGTTCTAAAAAGATTTAGAATATAAGGGATAAGCTTTTAGCTTGAAAAAGGAGCGTTTAATACGCTTCTTTATATATAGTTCTTTTAATAATTTTTTAGATATTCTTCAATCCTTCTTTCAATATCTTCTTTTAATCCACGTTTGCGATTCAAAAGAGATTTATTTTACCATATTTTCGTTAACAAATGTAGATACAGCAGAGGAACAAAAAATGCTCTTCCAAAATTTAAGTCTAAAAAAATTAGATTTTATAGTCAGAATTTTACTAATTTTACACGCTTTTTTAAAACTTATTTCATGGAAAAATTGTTAGATTATCATCCTGCTTCTCTAGCTTTTCTAGCAGCGCTATTCACTTGGTTTGTTGCAGCCTTAGGTGCTGCTATGGTTTTTTTCTTTAGAAAAATAAATCAAAAATTTTAGTCAAGTTGGTTGCTAAATATGGTGGCGTATCAACTAATACGAAATCATAGTCTATTGTGGCGAATTCGCCATAATTAAAATTTGTGGTGTGTTTATGTTAAACATATCACATTTTTAATTAAATTTGAAGAAACTATGAGGAATTTATTTCAAGAAATAAATGTAATTGAGAATAGAGAACCTGAAGAAGTTATTTACGAAACTAGACTTCACTGGATAAGCTTTTTGCCCTATATTGTAGGTATGTTATTTACCTAGTCTATTCGCATTCGTAATTATAATTTTTACTTATGTAAGTAAAGGAGTTAAATACGAAGATATTCACTCTTTTGACTTTGTCGGGCTATTTGCTTCTGGTATATTTTCTTTACTGTTTTTATTTTTACTCTATAAATATTTTCTACTTAAAAGTATAAAAGTTCAGGTGCTTAAAAATAGTCTAACCTTACGTTCAGGAGTAGTAGCACAAGAAGTGAACGATATTCTATTAAGTAAGTATGAAGGATTTCATTTACATCAAAGTGCGATGGGTAAATGGCTTGGGTATGGAATATTTAGAGTTACAACAGGAGGAGCTTATCAAGCTTATAAAATCAAAGACCCCATGGGGCTAAGGAATACTGTAATGAATCAAATTAATGAAATAAATAAATAAAAGATACGCTATGAAAAAAACATTGAAATTGGTAGCATTTTGTTTAATGCTTGGAACTAGCTTTACCGCTATTACTTCGTGTAACAATGATGACGGAATAGAAGAAGTTGTAAAGAATAAATATACTTATTCTCCTCCTGCATGGATCCATGGAGAATGGAAAATTGTTACTAGTGATGAGGAAGAAGATGATAGTTACGGTTTAGCATTTAATGAGAAAGACATTTTCTATATTAACAAGGTTGATATAGACAATAAATTCTGTCGTGCTCTTTTTAGTGGTATTGTGTCTCAAGAGGATAAAAATGCAGAAAAAATAGATAATAAAAACAAGACATATCAGATTTCTCGGAGGGACAATGAAATTATAATTAAATTTGAGTTTCATTTAAATGAAAATGGAATTTTAGAATTTCAAATAGAGTATCCGACGCTTGAAGTAGAAGGGAACATTATTCATAAAAAAGAGAAAAGAACTTATAAACGATCCGAGAAACCATTTAATATAAAGTATCTTTCTTAGAATTTAATTTCAAGATATTTATCCCACGGAAACGTGGGATAAATATCTTAAAATTTTATACTCTATTTATTAAAATCAAATTCAATTTTAAATTCATTATTAAGTTTTAACCTAGCGTCAAAACTTTTGCCTGCTTTAGATTTGAAACCTTTCAATAATCTTGTTTCTTTTTTGCTAATTAAATCTTGAATTACTAATTCAGATATTTTTTTTCCTGCAATGGTTTTCCATATTGTAAAATCACAACCTTTTTTCCAATTTGTACAACCAAACGATTTTTTGCCTTCTAAAATATTTCCATTACCACATTTAGGACATTTTCCAAGGGTTTTTCTTTTCAGCAACTTTTAGAGCTTTGCTTGCACAGTCTTCACCTGCTATTTCGTACGCAATTTTGTCGCTGATATATTGTACTAAAAGCTCATCTTTATCGAGCTTTAAAATTTCAGCGAGTTTTTCCAACATTTCTCTGGTTGGTTTTCGATCGTTTCGCTCAATTTTGCTCAAAATGGCTTGGTCAATATCGACATAAGCAGAGACTTGCCTTAATAGCAGACCAAGCTCTTGTCTTTTGTTTCGTAAAATTTGTCCGATTGTTTCCATTTGAAGATTTTGACTTGACAATAAGTGTCAAATATAGTCTGTCAAATTTTGGCAAACAAATAATTCCGATTGAATTTTTCCGAGCGTTGGCAAGAAACAGCTCTTTTAGTTTTTCAGCGTTGGATTTTGCGTTGGGAAAAACTAAATGTGCTGTTTGTGTGGCTGGATTTTGTAGTTACTAAATTAGTTTCTATTGAGTAACAATGAAAGATGAAATTTTACGCAAATTACTGAAATATAACCTCTTTAATGAAAAACTTTCTATACAAATCAAGTAACTGATAAGTAACTCAACTTTGTCATTTGAGGTCAAATCTCAGTAAATCACAGTCTGCAAGTTAAAGGTAAATAAACAATTAATCTCTTATTTTACAACTAATTATGATTTTTTTCATAATTTTGCTTTTTGACTAAATGTTTATTTTAATTTTTTTAAGGCTTTAGAAAAAACACTATCATTCAATTTGACTTGGTGTAAATGTTTTTAGCCTACACTTCCTTCTAAGCTTATTTCTAACAATTTTTGTGCTTCTACCGCAAATTCCATCGGAAGTTTATTCAGAACTTCTTTGCTAAATCCATTGACAATCAGAGCTATGGCTTTTTCCTCGTCAATCCCTCGCTGATTACAATAGAAAATTTGATCTTCGCCAATTTTAGACGTCGTCGCTTCATGTTCTAGCTGTGCCGTATCATTATTAATTTCGATATAAGGAAATGTGTGAGCCCCACATTTATTCCCCATTAGCAAGGAATCGCATTGCGAGAAATTTCTAGCATTTTGAGCGTTTTTTCCCACTTTTACCAATCCACGATAGCTGTTTTGTGAAAATCCAGCTGAAATTCCTTTAGATATAATGGTAGAACGTGTGTTCTTCCCTAGATGAATCATCTTTGTTCCTGTATCAGCTTGTTGATAATTATTAGTTACCGCAATAGAATAAAATTCGCCCACAGCATCATCGCCTTTCAAGATACAACTCGGGTACTTCCACGTAACGGCGGATCCTGTTTCTACTTGTGTCCAGGAAACCTTTGCTTTTTTCTCTACCAAAGCGCGTTTGGTTACAAAATTATACACGCCGCCTTTCCCATCTTTCCCGCCAGGGAACCAGTTTTGAACGGTTGAATATTTTATTTCTGCATTGTCTAACGCAATTAATTCTACTACAGCGGCATGTAGCTGATTCTCATCACGTTGAGGAGCGGTACAGCCTTCTAAATAAGAAACATAAGAGCCTTCATCTGCAATCACCAAGGTTCGTTCAAATTGTCCTGTGCCAGCTTGGTTAATTCTAAAATAGGTCGAGAGTTCCATGGGGCAACGTACGCCTTTAGGAATGTAACAGAATGACCCGTCACTGAAAACCGCTGAATTCAAAGCAGCATAGAAATTATCCCCTCTCGGAACTACTTTCCCTATGTATTTTTTGACTAAATCAGGGTGTTCTTGAATCGCTTCCGAAATCGACATAAATATGATGCCTTTTTCAGCTAAAGTTTCCCTGAAAGTTGTTTTTACCGAAACAGAATCTATAACAGCATCTACCGCAACGCCCGTCAATCGTTTTTGCTCTTCTAATGAAATCCCCAGTTTTTCAAAAGTCTTAAGCAACTCTGGATCGACTTCGTCTAGCGAATTCAGTTGAGGTTTCTTTTTGGGTGCTGCATAATAGCGTAAACTCTGAAAATCAGGTTTTTCATAATTCACATTTGCCCAATCGGGTTCTTCCATTTCCTCCCATATTTTATAGGCTTGTAAACGCCATTCGGTCATCCATTTTGGTTCGTTTTTCTTCTTAGAAATTGCTTTTACGATTTCCTCGCTCAGCCCGAATGGAAAATCCTCATATTCTATATCCGTACTCCAACCAAATTCATAATCCTTTCCTGATTCGAGTTCTACACGCAAATCATCTTCTGTATATTT includes:
- a CDS encoding helix-turn-helix domain-containing protein, translated to MKINYNIIRKTRRQKDLSQQYMAYILQISQAQYSKLETGKAIWDVDKLGEILDVLDLNFLEVVKLSEKQEFLMRKVGH
- a CDS encoding CPBP family glutamic-type intramembrane protease; its protein translation is MKEFFNFLTSGRVILQEYSFVKNIGNVILGYFIFLSIYILSLAIFAYFSEIDTTKTPSAAVGRLNHINIHIRILIVCLIYPILEEIAFRLPLNNNPINIIIGLSFFSLFTSTIIRDLINWNNYKYITHIIIIIISCFFLCLKQKSIIRIVENNYLLFFHLLSLCFCLFHYDSYKVKESPVTSFIPLVSALFFAYYLSFVRMKFGFGYSIIIHCFHNTLFSLPYIIKNFIR
- a CDS encoding HlyD family secretion protein, with protein sequence MIKNKIYLSVLIFIIGIFVALPLIKIPVSTSARGVVRSAQENVPITVMVGGRVIKSKLEKNNQNINKGDTLLVITAEQLNTQKELHQNQSADYQAQLSDLAKISSGNFTGLQTGQYQREVSAMQEKIAQIQTELSLAKKELDRASLLYNQGVLPRADYDKVYYNYKGLQNQVANIKEQQIAQWQVQKRETERQLRSLGSEIQRINQEQKNYVIIAHSSGRLINFTGIQKGSFLTQGQVLGEISPEQNLTIECSVLPKDIGFIHKGQEVKFQVDTYNYNQWGLLTGKVVDIDQNLTINSQTGEAFFRVRCVMDNNYLELKNGYKGNIGKGMTLTGRFHLIDRTLWQLLFDRVDDWFNPNFK
- a CDS encoding peptidase domain-containing ABC transporter, giving the protein MKRGTLIKQHDIKDCGAACLASVGAYYGNKMPIAKIRQICHTDTRGTNVLGMIQGLEAMGFNAKGVKGDIEALSNIPLPAIAHIIVNGQLHHFVVIYKLSKGKVTVMDPAYGKLEEYSEEDFTKIWTGVLVILEKNEYFEQKDERTSVYARFWNLVKPHKSILFQALLGAVIYTVLGLSTSIYIEKITDYVLIDGNRRLLNLLSIGMIIILLFQIFISSMKSILVLQTGQKMDKHLILGYYKHLLKLPQRFFDTMRVGEIISRVNDAVKIRSFINDVAIQIFVNVFIVFFSFALMFTYYWKLALIIALVIPFYLLVYWITNKLNKKVERQLMEEGADLEAHLVESLNSVRTIKQFGVETFANNKTDNTFSKLLKTIYKSVLNALFSGNSSEFLSRIFTIVLLWAGAGYVIDREITPGELLSFYALIGYFTSPVAQLIGMNKTVQNALIAADRLFEIMDLEREETTDKLELTADGIGNIQFKDVHFSYGSRVDVFEGFNCEIEKGKTTAIVGESGSGKTTLASLIQNLYSLKKGKIMIGNYDIQYISNQSLRTMVSVVPQQIDLFSGNVIDNIALGEDIPNMQRIIDITKKLGILEFIEKLPNGFQTYLGENGSQLSGGQKQRIAIARALYKNPEVLILDEATSALDTESEQIIQRTLDEFKAQGKTMIVIAHRLSTIAHSDTILVMKEGKVIEQGSHKELLAKDSVYKRMWEKQSVSLS
- a CDS encoding TolC family protein, encoding MKLYKYIFPIFFFSFSVANAQKKWTLQECIHYAFEHNLHIKQSRLEKTNQENNLKTAKKERIPSVSATVSNMASFGQNQDVFGNHRRNDNFNNSVNIGANITLYNGSRLEKQIQKSQYEVEASAYDLERIKSDISLQIAQQYLNILLNREVENINKSAYENAQKVYEKAEITTRVGTTAQTVLAEANASMAREYQNMKSAEVNTKNALFSLALLLQLEDYKNFDVAGWDVAENVEKTDFSVSEILEKAYSWHPQIKGAEARIKASEMQTKIANTGFLPSITASAGVGTFYFNSFNNDGGRNFGQQYKDNFGQQIGLTVNIPIFNKGITKIQVEQAKINEDIAKNNLQQQKQELLQNIQKAEYTAENNFEVYKSAVEAEKSSKLALDFMEKSYQAGRSSIYDLNTARNNYVNAQGSAAQAKYNYLYQVKLLEFYAKGAIN
- a CDS encoding cysteine peptidase family C39 domain-containing protein codes for the protein MKETGSDLFEQKCLRNIIEYFDDIDSWEIAKKMYAVLEEKGPIFRIKTILEALDYNVSGKTMIMDDLININPTPCVIYYNDSEDQGYFLILEQIQKKEECYEFLLKHPEDGHMILTEQKFSEAWCYIRHNKKCKGFLFILEMSSPKKALHKNVK